From Acinonyx jubatus isolate Ajub_Pintada_27869175 chromosome F2, VMU_Ajub_asm_v1.0, whole genome shotgun sequence, the proteins below share one genomic window:
- the FZD6 gene encoding frizzled-6 — protein MEMFPFLWTCIFLPFIRGHSLFTCEPITVPRCMKMAYNMTFFPNLMGHYDQSTAAVKMELFLPLANLECSPNVETFLCKAFVPTCTEQIRVVPPCRKSCEKVYSDCKKLIDTFGIRWPEELECDRLQYCDETVPVTFDPHTQFLGPQKKTEQVQRDIGFWCPRHLKTSGGQGYKFLGIDQCAPPCPNMYFKSDELEFAKSFIGIVSIFCLCATLFTFLTFLIDVKRFRYPERPIIYYSVCYSIVSLMYFIGFLLGNRTACNKADEKLELGDTVVLGSQNKACTVLFMFLYFFTMAGTVWWVILTITWFLAAGRKWSCEAIEQKAVWFHAVAWGIPGFLTVMLLAMNKVEGDNISGVCFVGLYDLDASRYFVLLPLCFCVFVGLSLLLAGIISLNHVRQVIQHDGRNQEKLKKFMIRIGVFSGLYLVPLVTLLGCYVYEQVNRMTWEITWVSDHCRQYHIPCPYQAKTETRPELALFMIKYLMTLIVGISAVFWVGSKKTCTEWAGFFRRNRKRDPISESRRVLQESCEFFLKHNSKVKHKKKHYKPSSHKLKVISKSMGTSTGATANHGTSAVAITDHDYLGQETLTEIQTSPETSVREVRADGASTPRSREQDCGDPASPAASSSKLCGEQADGKGRAGKGNDKISVSESTRSEGRMTPKSDVPETGPVQSSGLQVPGSAEPGSLKGSTSLLVHSASGGGKEQAAGGHSET, from the exons ctttttcttcctcttgcaaATTTGGAATGTTCACCAAATGTTGAAACTTTCCTTTGCAAAGCTTTTGTACCAACCTGTACAGAACAAATTCGTGTGGTTCCACCTTGTCGTAAATCTTGTGAGAAAGTATATTCTGATTGCAAAAAGTTAATTGACACTTTTGGTATCCGATGGCCTGAAGAACTTGAATGTGACAG aTTGCAATACTGTGATGAGACTGTTCCTGTAACTTTTGATCCACACACACAGTTTCTTGGTcctcagaagaaaacagagcaagTCCAAAGAGACATCGGATTTTGGTGTCCCAGGCATCTTAAGACTTCTGGGGGACAAGGCTATAAGTTTCTGGGAATTGACCAGTGTGCACCTCCGTGCCctaacatgtattttaaaagtgatgAGCTAGAGTTCGCAAAAAGTTTTATCGGAATAGTTTCAATATTTTGTCTTTGTGCAACCCTGTTCACATTCCTTACTTTCTTAATTGATGTTAAAAGATTCAGATACCCAGAGAGACCAATTATCTATTACTCTGTCTGTTACAGCATTGTCTCTCTGATGTACTTTATAGGATTCTTGCTAGGCAATCGCACAGCCTGCAATAAGGCAGATGAGAAGCTAGAACTTGGCGACACAGTAGTTCTAGGATCTCAGAATAAGGCTTGTactgttctttttatgtttttgtattttttcacaaTGGCTGGCACCGTGTGGTGGGTGATACTTACCATTACTTGGTTCTTAGCTGCAGGAAGAAAATGGAGTTGTGAAGCCATTGAACAAAAAGCGGTGTGGTTTCATGCTGTTGCGTGGGGAATACCAGGTTTTCTGACTGTTATGCTTCTTGCTATGAACAAAGTTGAAGGAGACAACATTAGTGGCGTTTGCTTTGTCGGCCTATATGACCTGGATGCTTCTCGCTACTTTGTGCTCTTGCCATTgtgcttttgtgtgtttgttgggCTGTCTCTTCTTTTAGCTGGCATTATTTCCTTAAATCATGTTCGACAAGTTATACAACATGATGGCCGGAACCaagagaaactaaagaaatttATGATTCGAATTGGAGTCTTTAGTGGCCTGTATCTTGTACCATTAGTGACACTTCTCGGATGTTATGTCTATGAGCAAGTGAACAGGATGACCTGGGAGATAACTTGGGTCTCTGACCACTGTCGTCAGTACCACATCCCGTGTCCTTATCAG GCCAAAACAGAAACTCGACCAGAATTGGctttatttatgataaaatatcTGATGACATTAATTGTTGGCATCTCTGCGGTCTTCTGGGTTGGAAGCAAAAAGACATGCACGGAGTGGGCAGGGTTTTTTAGACGAAATCGCAAGAGAGA TCCAATCAGTGAAAGTCGAAGAGTACTACAGGAGTCGTGTGAGTTCTTCTTAAAGCACAATTCTAAAGTTAAACACAAAAAGAAGCACTACAAACCAAGTTCACACAAGCTGAAGGTCATTTCCAAATCCATGGGAACGAGCACAGGTGCCACGGCCAATCACGGCACTTCCGCAGTAGCGATCACGGACCACGATTACTTAGGACAAGAAACTTTGACAGAAATACAAACCTCCCCGGAAACATCAGTGAGGGAGGTGAGAGCAGATGGAGCGAGCACCCCCAGATCAAGAGAACAGGACTGTGGGGATCCTGCTTCCCCAGCAGCATCCAGCTCCAAACTCTGTGGAGAACAGGCTGACGGGAAAGGCCGGGCAGGCAAAGGGAATGATAAGATCAGTGTATCTGAAAGTACGCGGAGTGAAGGAAG GATGACTCCAAAAAGTGATGTCCCCGAGACCGGCCCGGTGCAGAGCAGCGGCTTGCAGGTCCCAGGTTCTGCGGAGCCAGGCAGCCTGAAAGGCTCCACGTCCCTGCTCGTTCACTCAGCTTCGGGAGGTGGAAAAGAGCAGGCCGCTGGCGGTCACTCCGAAACTTGA